Proteins from one Arthrobacter sp. DNA4 genomic window:
- a CDS encoding GAF domain-containing protein — protein sequence MRSQPPQIPVPLAESWRRSMALGISPDQHSPRHLHDPAEVAQLRREHRLQRVMPTLQDLLADDSSSGRHLLVLTDATGEILWRVGSREALRRADRLEFSEGADWSEAGIGTNAISEALVTGGPVQLFSAEHLVRTHHDWACTAAPITDPLTGALLGVLDVSGPLNSISADTLRMVRCAVRVAESLLGTSDGGASLGASSTGRASRQGVRRPGVPASALELLGDRPAAVFADGSRVPLTLRRAEILALLDSRSLGWSADELAYELHGDAGTPQAIRTEMFRVRSMLGDAVESNPYRLAAGLAGCSDSGRVLRLLREGLVVEALEAYTAPLLSRSGVLAVQLLRDQLNRAVGAAARGSADARLLVRWLSTDMGAIDFESLEALGRLVGQPDARYQALRRRGGALGVSIEVEPVRQEIRAGKKLEQILPELLDIAKAQAAKMLHWLDLGYRIRDRVDMMYGRARLLSPVDREVIEVRLRKKLHGCESSYCQAPVGTQPHMAISVHATAPTCIMSECRSSA from the coding sequence GTGCGAAGCCAGCCCCCGCAGATCCCCGTGCCGCTGGCGGAGTCGTGGCGGCGGTCCATGGCGCTGGGCATCAGCCCGGACCAGCACAGCCCCCGGCACCTGCACGATCCGGCCGAGGTGGCGCAGCTGCGGCGGGAGCACCGGCTGCAGCGGGTGATGCCGACGCTGCAGGACCTGCTGGCGGACGACTCCAGTTCCGGCCGGCACCTGCTGGTGCTCACCGACGCCACCGGGGAGATCCTGTGGCGGGTGGGCAGCCGGGAGGCGCTGCGCCGGGCGGACCGGCTGGAGTTCTCCGAGGGGGCCGACTGGTCCGAGGCGGGCATCGGCACCAACGCCATCAGCGAGGCGCTGGTCACCGGCGGGCCGGTGCAGCTGTTCTCCGCCGAGCACCTGGTCCGCACCCACCACGACTGGGCCTGCACGGCGGCGCCCATCACGGACCCTTTGACGGGTGCTTTGCTGGGCGTGCTGGACGTCTCCGGACCGCTGAACAGCATCAGCGCGGACACGTTGCGGATGGTGCGGTGTGCGGTCCGGGTGGCGGAGTCGCTGCTGGGAACGTCCGACGGCGGCGCCTCCTTGGGTGCGTCTTCTACGGGGCGTGCGTCCCGGCAGGGTGTGCGCCGGCCTGGTGTTCCGGCTTCAGCGTTGGAGCTGCTTGGGGACCGGCCCGCGGCGGTGTTTGCCGACGGGAGCCGGGTGCCGCTGACGCTGCGCCGGGCGGAGATCTTGGCGCTGCTGGATTCCCGGTCGCTGGGCTGGAGTGCTGACGAGCTGGCCTATGAGCTGCACGGCGACGCGGGCACGCCGCAGGCAATCCGGACGGAGATGTTCCGGGTCCGGTCGATGCTGGGCGATGCCGTGGAGTCGAACCCGTACCGGCTCGCTGCAGGTTTGGCCGGATGCTCGGATTCGGGGCGGGTGCTGCGGCTGCTGCGGGAGGGCCTCGTGGTTGAGGCCCTCGAAGCCTACACCGCTCCCCTGCTCAGCCGGTCCGGCGTCCTGGCCGTGCAGTTGCTGCGGGACCAGCTGAACCGGGCCGTTGGCGCGGCCGCGCGGGGCAGCGCAGATGCCAGGCTTCTGGTGCGGTGGCTGTCCACGGATATGGGCGCTATAGATTTTGAGTCCCTGGAAGCGCTGGGTCGGTTGGTGGGGCAACCGGATGCGCGGTACCAGGCACTCCGGCGTCGCGGCGGAGCGCTCGGTGTAAGCATTGAAGTTGAGCCAGTGCGCCAGGAAATCCGCGCCGGGAAAAAGCTCGAGCAGATACTTCCAGAGCTCCTAGATATAGCCAAAGCGCAGGCTGCTAAGATGCTTCACTGGCTAGACCTGGGCTACAGGATCAGAGATAGGGTCGACATGATGTACGGCCGCGCCCGGTTGCTGTCACCTGTAGATCGTGAAGTGATAGAAGTGCGCCTCAGGAAGAAGCTCCACGGGTGCGAATCCTCGTATTGTCAGGCCCCGGTGGGAACACAGCCTCACATGGCCATATCAGTCCACGCAACTGCACCCACTTGCATTATGAGCGAATGCCGCAGTTCTGCCTAG